A single region of the Armatimonadota bacterium genome encodes:
- a CDS encoding Appr-1-p processing protein: protein MIQFVRGDILHSQAEALVNTVNTVGVMGKGVALHFKKRFPENYRFYREACEQGEVVPGKVLVFRTEYLQPRYIINFPTKRHWRERSRLEDIEAGLEDLVRRVRELNIMSIALPALGCGHGGLDWNEVRPLIEKAFASLPEVLVEVYEPNPPERVSFTKPVSLKPSHAALLLAIHRYNRVEPETTQHDIQHIAYLLSSVGVFSLRKQRSGFAVKAGRLHARAIEMLVRRIPSVYLERKYGYRRQVLFTVTEEGVERARSVLQQHPKIQKRLQSVSQILEGHESSFALQLLALVMYHRKNSIFGQHLEHLLENRSVLFPQCDHPRNGELVEQIRAVWESVQRAESPT, encoded by the coding sequence GTGATACAGTTTGTGCGGGGCGATATTCTGCACTCGCAAGCGGAAGCTCTCGTCAACACGGTGAACACTGTGGGGGTGATGGGAAAGGGCGTTGCTCTGCACTTCAAGAAGCGGTTTCCTGAGAACTATCGTTTTTACCGTGAGGCTTGTGAGCAAGGAGAAGTCGTGCCCGGTAAGGTACTGGTGTTTCGGACAGAATATCTCCAACCTCGCTATATCATCAACTTCCCCACAAAGCGACACTGGCGGGAAAGGTCGCGTCTAGAAGACATTGAGGCCGGTTTGGAGGACCTGGTGCGGCGTGTGCGTGAGCTCAACATCATGTCTATTGCTCTACCGGCATTGGGATGCGGGCACGGTGGATTGGACTGGAATGAAGTTCGTCCCCTCATTGAAAAGGCGTTCGCCAGCTTACCGGAGGTACTGGTGGAAGTCTATGAGCCCAATCCGCCGGAGCGAGTGTCTTTCACCAAACCGGTAAGCCTCAAGCCTTCTCATGCCGCACTCTTGCTAGCGATACACCGGTACAACCGAGTAGAACCTGAAACGACGCAACACGATATCCAGCACATCGCGTATCTGTTATCCAGCGTAGGTGTCTTTTCGCTGAGAAAACAGCGCAGTGGCTTTGCGGTCAAGGCAGGCAGGCTCCATGCTCGGGCGATAGAGATGTTAGTGAGGCGTATCCCTTCTGTCTATCTGGAGCGAAAATACGGTTACAGACGTCAGGTGCTGTTCACTGTTACGGAAGAGGGGGTAGAGCGGGCTCGTTCGGTGCTACAACAGCACCCCAAAATCCAGAAAAGGCTTCAGAGCGTGAGCCAGATCCTAGAAGGGCACGAGAGCTCTTTTGCCCTGCAGCTACTGGCGTTGGTAATGTACCATCGCAAAAATTCCATCTTCGGACAGCACCTCGAGCACCTTCTGGAGAACAGGTCGGTGCTCTTTCCGCAGTGTGATCACCCTCGGAACGGCGAGTTGGTGGAGCAGATACGTGCTGTTTGGGAAAGCGTCCAGCGAGCAGAATCGCCGACATAG
- the lon gene encoding Lon protease → MVDEETPVKMSSDNERDLRMEIPEVLNLLPLRDTVVFPVLIVPIAVGRESSIKLIDDSVVGGNRIIGVVAMKDPTVESPTMDDVYRVGTAVVIRMMGKMPDGIRLIAQGISRIEILEAVQTQPYLRVRVRVVPEPTQISEEDSLEIEALRRNIAASFQKVVQLSPNLPDELEGIALNVTEPHVLTDLVAAHLPLSIADKQKVLETFDLKERMRLLLQMLAREVEVLELGSKLQSEVHSELSKTQREYYLREQLKAIQRELGEMDENMAQIEELRQKIAEAKMPPEAEKEALRELDRLSRIPSASPEYTVARTYIETMVALPWSISTEDNLDISQVRQVLDEDHYGLEKVKERILEYLAVRKFKTEGTMRQPILCLVGPPGVGKTSLGRSIARALGRKFVRISLGGIRDEAEIRGHRRTYIGALPGQIIQGIRRAGSNNPVFMLDEIDKVGADFRGDPSAALLEALDPEQNSQFRDHYLDVPFDLSKVLFITTANVLDTILPPLRDRMEVIEIPGYTEDEKVEIARRHLIPRQMQEHGLNEQEHIEWTEEGIRAIIRGYTREAGVRNLEREIASVCRKVARRFAEGETEKVVVDAAKVEEFLGAPRFEFEEISERTSQPGVAVGLVWTPVGGDIVFVEATLMPGSKGLQLTGQLGDVMRESAQTALSYIRSHAKELGIDPNFFEKHDVHIHVPAGAIPKDGPSAGITMATALASLLTGRCVQPRLAMTGEITLSGRVLPVGGIKEKVLAAHRAGIETVILPSRNKKDLIEDVPQQVREQMRFVFVDTIDEVLKEALVVSTGTARRRARRKAEEKQAAAAAT, encoded by the coding sequence ATGGTAGACGAAGAGACCCCGGTCAAGATGAGCAGCGACAACGAAAGGGACCTGAGGATGGAAATCCCGGAGGTGCTGAACCTGCTGCCTCTTCGGGATACAGTGGTGTTTCCGGTGCTGATTGTGCCTATCGCCGTCGGCAGGGAGAGCTCCATCAAGCTCATCGACGACTCGGTGGTAGGGGGCAATCGCATCATCGGGGTGGTGGCGATGAAGGACCCCACCGTGGAATCGCCCACGATGGACGATGTCTATCGTGTGGGCACGGCGGTGGTGATCCGCATGATGGGCAAAATGCCCGACGGCATCCGCCTGATCGCGCAGGGCATCAGCCGCATCGAGATACTGGAGGCGGTACAAACCCAGCCCTATCTGCGCGTGCGGGTGCGCGTGGTGCCGGAGCCTACCCAGATTAGTGAAGAGGATAGTCTGGAGATTGAAGCGCTGCGTCGAAACATCGCCGCCTCTTTCCAGAAGGTGGTGCAGCTCTCGCCTAACCTGCCCGACGAGCTGGAGGGCATCGCGCTCAACGTTACCGAGCCGCACGTATTGACCGACCTGGTGGCGGCGCATCTGCCTCTCTCTATCGCCGACAAGCAGAAGGTTCTGGAGACCTTCGACCTGAAGGAGCGAATGCGCTTGCTGCTGCAGATGCTGGCACGAGAGGTGGAGGTGCTGGAGCTGGGCAGCAAGCTGCAGTCGGAGGTGCATTCCGAGCTTAGCAAGACACAGCGCGAGTACTACCTGCGCGAACAGCTCAAAGCCATTCAGCGCGAGCTGGGCGAAATGGATGAAAACATGGCGCAAATCGAGGAGCTGCGCCAGAAAATCGCCGAAGCCAAAATGCCTCCCGAAGCGGAAAAAGAAGCACTGCGCGAGCTGGATAGACTATCGCGTATCCCCTCCGCCTCACCAGAGTACACTGTGGCGCGTACTTACATTGAAACGATGGTCGCGCTGCCCTGGAGCATCTCCACCGAAGACAATCTGGACATCTCGCAGGTGCGTCAGGTGCTGGATGAAGACCACTACGGGCTGGAAAAGGTGAAGGAGCGCATTCTGGAGTACCTCGCCGTGCGCAAGTTCAAGACCGAAGGCACCATGCGTCAGCCCATCCTGTGTCTGGTGGGACCGCCCGGCGTGGGTAAGACCAGCCTGGGGCGATCCATCGCCCGCGCGCTGGGCAGGAAGTTCGTGCGTATCTCGTTGGGAGGCATCCGCGACGAGGCGGAGATTCGCGGTCACCGACGCACCTATATCGGCGCACTGCCCGGACAGATTATTCAGGGCATCCGGCGCGCCGGCTCCAACAACCCCGTCTTCATGCTGGACGAGATAGACAAGGTGGGGGCGGACTTTCGCGGCGACCCGTCCGCCGCCCTGCTGGAAGCGCTGGACCCCGAACAGAACAGCCAGTTCCGCGACCACTATCTGGATGTGCCTTTTGACCTTTCGAAGGTGTTGTTCATCACTACCGCCAACGTGCTGGATACTATCCTGCCGCCTCTGCGCGACCGCATGGAGGTGATTGAAATCCCCGGCTATACCGAGGATGAGAAGGTGGAAATCGCCAGGCGCCACCTTATCCCTCGCCAGATGCAGGAGCATGGCTTGAACGAGCAGGAGCATATCGAGTGGACGGAGGAGGGCATCCGTGCCATCATTCGCGGCTACACGCGCGAGGCGGGCGTGCGGAATCTGGAGCGTGAAATCGCCTCCGTGTGTCGCAAGGTAGCACGCCGCTTCGCCGAGGGGGAGACCGAGAAGGTGGTAGTCGACGCGGCGAAAGTGGAAGAGTTCCTCGGTGCACCGCGCTTCGAGTTCGAAGAGATTTCTGAGCGCACCTCACAGCCGGGTGTAGCGGTTGGGCTGGTGTGGACGCCTGTCGGCGGCGACATCGTGTTTGTGGAAGCCACGCTCATGCCCGGTAGCAAGGGGCTGCAGTTGACCGGACAGCTGGGCGATGTGATGCGCGAGTCGGCGCAAACTGCCCTCAGCTACATCCGCAGTCACGCGAAGGAGCTGGGTATAGACCCGAACTTCTTCGAGAAGCACGACGTGCATATCCACGTGCCTGCGGGCGCCATCCCCAAAGACGGACCTTCCGCAGGAATCACCATGGCGACCGCGCTGGCGTCTCTGCTCACCGGCAGGTGCGTCCAGCCTCGTCTGGCGATGACGGGCGAGATTACCCTTTCCGGGCGCGTGCTGCCGGTAGGTGGTATCAAGGAGAAGGTGCTGGCGGCGCATCGCGCAGGCATCGAAACGGTGATACTGCCCTCGCGCAACAAGAAGGACCTGATCGAGGACGTGCCGCAGCAGGTGCGCGAGCAGATGCGCTTCGTGTTCGTGGACACTATCGACGAGGTGCTGAAGGAGGCACTGGTGGTATCCACCGGCACGGCGAGGCGTCGCGCCCGCAGGAAAGCAGAGGAGAAGCAAGCTGCCGCCGCGGCGACATAG
- a CDS encoding multidrug ABC transporter: MARQPDERTRPRILGHVAEGALNISRWSIEHPYVIIAFYTAMVILAVIALGFYMPRRFMPYVESPMIGIVSMMPGLSAEEMETYISKPIEERLMNIPGVRYIRSTSQEGFSIVSLEFPYGTNMDKKLVEVQALLNVIQADLPMTGANLKPSWVLQIDPLNLPVLSLSLTGDDRWDMKRLRELADNEISNRLKAVSPDIFTVQAFGGYRRQMQVIVDRQKLAAYGLSILHVRDALDKNNIAKPAGVLTAGDNEEIVRVDTLGRSAETIANYPIASVDGRTVYIKDVARVEDTFYEPRSGYHHYYRVGNSSRVDEAIEISVLQSPEASSPRVIHAVMQEVKRLERDYPGIKIRVAYDNSAFVGVLMRNMIEELGLAILLTGIAVLFFLGNWRGTLIAMTAIPISMAMALLALIPMGMTLNSSTLIGLLLSIGRLVDDAIIDIHAVERHLRMGKDPKTAAIDGITEVRLAVAASTLMLVLALSPLLFCGGIVQLMFVGLVWPIIFGLLASFFVSLTLTALMAAYILKPHNDPAVLRENSGWFYRTMLAPFQRGLDRMEAGYANLIRWMLKNRFANLARIFSTIIIGFGFYYFIGSEMMPLADVGQAYLTLEMEPNTSYAATERAVRQLEKIMEKYPEIQHASIEIGFEGGPGYTSGAYFNGYSMGFTNGAVAMLTFTDKDSRKRDIWTIIDGIVHEATSTIPGIRRLQIKEMGSDVMASSAAPIQLLVYGPDLKIVSMLAEQVADIARKQVPDIYQVATSWSMTKPTYEIKIDARRAQELGLTPADIADQAYYALKGGFTTEFLRLENRRQSTVLVRFDEKDRQSPDDIGLLPITAPDGKQVPLKSLAQIEYREAPTLIEHDNFRRVVSVMGYYRKADYRPPWKSPDEPHQPNRPSMDVAMDVMMRAQMQLNWPPGYGIEMRGDMTQMMDSFRRLLLGLQLAIVFIFLVLVAQFRGFLQPAQMVFSLPLELSGVFIALWLAGQSFSTVSVMAVIVLTGMDITTAILLIDLIMRYREQGVPRNRAVIEACPQRLRPILMTSITTIIAMTPVAFFPRTGIDAYQPLGTVVIGGLVVGTVLSLLDIPIMHTIVDDIVRWWLVKVRRRDPATLPPVE; this comes from the coding sequence ATGGCAAGACAACCGGACGAGCGCACACGTCCTCGCATCCTGGGACATGTTGCCGAAGGGGCGCTTAATATCTCTCGATGGTCTATTGAGCACCCGTACGTCATTATCGCCTTCTATACCGCGATGGTGATACTGGCGGTGATTGCACTGGGTTTCTACATGCCCCGTCGCTTCATGCCCTACGTGGAAAGCCCTATGATTGGCATCGTGTCTATGATGCCCGGCTTGAGCGCAGAGGAGATGGAGACCTACATCTCCAAGCCGATTGAGGAACGTCTCATGAATATCCCCGGTGTGCGCTACATCCGCTCCACCTCGCAGGAGGGCTTCAGCATCGTCTCGCTAGAGTTTCCTTACGGTACGAACATGGACAAGAAGCTTGTGGAGGTGCAGGCGCTGCTCAACGTCATTCAGGCAGACCTGCCGATGACAGGGGCGAACCTGAAGCCTTCCTGGGTGCTCCAGATTGACCCGTTGAACCTGCCGGTGCTTTCGCTTTCCCTTACCGGCGACGATCGCTGGGATATGAAACGCCTGCGCGAGCTGGCGGACAACGAAATCTCCAACCGCCTCAAAGCGGTCAGCCCGGACATCTTCACCGTGCAGGCGTTTGGCGGTTACCGCAGACAGATGCAGGTGATTGTAGACCGTCAGAAGCTGGCGGCGTACGGTTTGTCTATCCTGCATGTTCGGGACGCTCTGGATAAAAACAACATCGCCAAGCCCGCAGGCGTCTTAACCGCCGGCGACAATGAAGAGATTGTGCGTGTGGACACGCTGGGACGCAGTGCAGAGACCATTGCCAACTATCCCATCGCCAGTGTAGACGGGCGTACCGTGTATATCAAAGATGTTGCTCGCGTGGAGGACACCTTTTACGAACCACGAAGCGGGTATCATCACTACTACCGTGTCGGCAACTCCTCGCGAGTGGATGAAGCGATCGAAATCAGCGTGTTGCAAAGCCCGGAAGCCTCCTCGCCCCGGGTGATTCACGCGGTGATGCAGGAGGTGAAACGCCTCGAGCGCGACTACCCCGGGATTAAAATCCGCGTCGCCTACGACAATAGCGCGTTCGTCGGCGTCCTGATGCGCAATATGATAGAGGAGCTGGGCTTAGCTATCCTACTGACCGGCATCGCGGTGCTCTTCTTCCTGGGTAACTGGCGTGGCACATTGATTGCCATGACCGCTATCCCCATCTCGATGGCGATGGCACTGCTTGCGCTCATCCCGATGGGTATGACTCTCAACTCCAGCACGCTCATCGGTCTACTGCTCTCTATCGGGCGACTGGTGGATGATGCCATTATCGATATCCATGCTGTGGAACGTCACCTGCGCATGGGCAAAGACCCCAAGACCGCCGCGATAGACGGCATTACCGAGGTGCGTTTGGCGGTTGCGGCTTCCACGCTCATGTTGGTGCTTGCACTGAGCCCTTTGCTGTTCTGCGGCGGTATCGTGCAGTTGATGTTCGTGGGGCTGGTGTGGCCGATTATCTTCGGGTTGCTAGCGTCGTTTTTCGTCTCGTTGACGCTGACCGCGCTGATGGCGGCATACATCCTGAAGCCTCATAATGACCCCGCTGTCTTGCGCGAGAACAGTGGCTGGTTTTACCGAACCATGCTCGCGCCCTTTCAGCGTGGGTTGGACAGGATGGAAGCGGGCTATGCAAACCTGATTCGCTGGATGCTGAAAAACCGCTTTGCAAACCTGGCGCGAATCTTTTCCACCATCATCATCGGCTTTGGTTTCTACTACTTCATCGGCTCGGAGATGATGCCGCTGGCGGACGTGGGGCAGGCGTACCTCACGCTGGAGATGGAACCCAACACCTCGTATGCGGCGACCGAACGCGCCGTGCGCCAGCTGGAGAAAATCATGGAGAAGTACCCAGAGATTCAGCACGCCTCCATCGAAATCGGCTTCGAGGGGGGGCCAGGCTATACCTCCGGTGCGTACTTCAACGGCTACAGTATGGGATTTACCAACGGCGCGGTCGCTATGCTCACTTTCACCGATAAGGACTCTCGCAAGCGGGATATATGGACGATTATAGACGGCATCGTGCACGAAGCCACTTCCACCATTCCGGGCATCCGCCGTTTGCAGATTAAAGAGATGGGTTCCGATGTGATGGCATCCTCCGCCGCGCCCATCCAGCTGCTGGTGTACGGTCCCGACCTCAAAATCGTCTCGATGCTCGCCGAGCAAGTGGCGGACATCGCTCGCAAGCAGGTGCCTGATATTTACCAGGTAGCCACGTCCTGGTCCATGACCAAACCCACGTACGAGATCAAGATAGACGCCCGTCGGGCGCAGGAGCTGGGGTTGACGCCTGCCGACATCGCCGACCAGGCGTACTACGCGCTCAAAGGCGGTTTCACCACCGAGTTTCTCCGGCTGGAAAACAGGCGGCAAAGCACCGTGCTGGTTCGTTTCGATGAAAAAGACCGCCAGAGCCCCGACGACATCGGCTTACTGCCCATCACCGCGCCGGACGGCAAGCAGGTTCCACTCAAGTCGCTGGCGCAAATAGAGTATCGCGAAGCACCCACGCTGATTGAACACGATAACTTCCGCCGCGTGGTGAGCGTCATGGGCTACTATCGCAAAGCCGATTACCGCCCTCCCTGGAAGTCTCCTGACGAACCTCACCAGCCGAACCGCCCCTCGATGGATGTGGCGATGGATGTGATGATGCGAGCGCAGATGCAACTAAACTGGCCGCCCGGTTACGGCATCGAGATGCGCGGCGATATGACCCAAATGATGGACAGCTTCCGTCGGCTCTTGTTAGGACTGCAGCTGGCGATAGTGTTCATCTTTCTGGTGCTGGTGGCACAGTTCCGGGGTTTCCTGCAGCCGGCGCAAATGGTTTTCTCCCTGCCGCTGGAGCTTTCGGGCGTGTTTATCGCGTTGTGGCTGGCAGGGCAATCTTTCAGCACGGTATCGGTCATGGCGGTCATTGTACTGACCGGTATGGACATCACCACTGCCATCCTGCTGATTGACCTCATCATGCGTTACCGCGAGCAGGGCGTACCGCGTAACCGGGCGGTTATCGAGGCATGTCCTCAGCGTCTGCGTCCTATCCTGATGACCTCCATCACCACTATTATCGCGATGACGCCGGTCGCTTTCTTCCCGCGCACAGGCATCGACGCCTACCAGCCTCTGGGCACAGTGGTTATCGGTGGGCTGGTGGTGGGTACGGTACTGAGCCTGCTGGACATTCCCATCATGCATACCATTGTAGATGACATCGTGCGCTGGTGGCTGGTAAAAGTACGTCGGCGCGACCCGGCAACGCTGCCGCCGGTGGAGTAG